The region CCTGAGGCCCGAGACGTGCCAGCAATTCGGCGGCATCGCCTGTGCACCCAGAGAGGAAATGGATGTTCATGGCCAGCACGTTGCGCCGCTGGAGCGCTGTATAGACCTGCATGAGATAGGTCAGCGTCAGCGACATCACTGACATGCCGATGAGCGAGTTAAACAGGAAGAGCAGCCGCGTCGGGCTCGTGTGCGGGGTGAAGTCGCTCGCGCCGACGATGGCCATGCTGGTGCCCCCGGCATACATCGCGGTGACGAAGTCAGTGGGCGTCTCGCCGTTCGTGGCGCGGATGGACGTACCGAGGTCCGGGTGCATGATCAACGCCGCCCCGAGGGTCAGCCCGAGAGCCCAGACCCCAACCAGCAGCACGAGGATGACCGGACCGCAGAAGGACAGAGCCGCTCCTCGTCTGGAGCCGAAAACCTTTGAGCCCTTGACGGCGGAGGCCCAGACGAGCCGCCCGACCCGGGATCCGATAATGCTGGTGCCAATCCGGGCGTAGAGCACGGTCAGAAAGATATCGAGCAAGATGATCAGGATCAGCAGTGTCCCGAGGCCCTGCTCCATTCGCCCCATCATGCCAGGCCTCCTGTCGTCCCAACTGCTCGGTCAGGGTCGTTGGGGCTGCCGGGTTGAGCCGGTGGCCTCCCCGTTCTGCCCAGGCTCGATGCGCCACAGCTGCGTCTCAAGGCGCGGACCGGTTTCGGGCTTGAACCAGCTCATGTCCTGGATGCGGGAGCTGGTGATGTAGATCGTCCCGTCGGGTCCCTCCGAGAATGTATCGGGCCAGCGCAGCCGCTTATCCTGGACAAGGGTGGTGATGCGATCCCCATCGCGGACCTTCACGGCATCCTGCTCGATCGCGCTCAGATAAAGCCGCCCGCGCCCGTCGATCCAAAGACCGTCCGTCGGCTCGGTTTCGGCGACACGC is a window of Microvirga lotononidis DNA encoding:
- a CDS encoding potassium channel family protein; protein product: MMGRMEQGLGTLLILIILLDIFLTVLYARIGTSIIGSRVGRLVWASAVKGSKVFGSRRGAALSFCGPVILVLLVGVWALGLTLGAALIMHPDLGTSIRATNGETPTDFVTAMYAGGTSMAIVGASDFTPHTSPTRLLFLFNSLIGMSVMSLTLTYLMQVYTALQRRNVLAMNIHFLSGCTGDAAELLARLGPQGQFSGGYTNLSEIAVEMTQAKEAHHFYPVLFYFRFSDPYHSVSRSTLVALDTVSLIKSALDDRKYRWLKEAGGVAQLWEASMMLVITLENTFLPHGAPDREAQPDQQTRDRWRARYRDALLRLQQAGIEITADGQAGAEAYIACRMQWDHHITNLAPSMAYRMEEIDAATSRIGSKDRPNDSGFRLHVAE